A region from the Lentimonas sp. CC4 genome encodes:
- the rho gene encoding transcription termination factor Rho, whose translation MSNEETTKEAPKDNQIAVSGILEILPNKTGQLLDPARNGKTRPTDPFVPTELIKRFRLKKGHFIVGNAISNPRFPNPKVRFIETVDGATMEERKGRYTFQQMVSIAPDEQIKLAAKDGRLTTRIMDMFCPIGKGTRGLIVAPPRTGKTTILHDIAHGVKENHPECHLVVLLVDERPEEVTDFKRSVDAEIYASSNDEEITNHTRLAEIAIERAKHLVEAGKDVVLLLDSITRLARAYNAASGKGGRTMTGGLDSRALEKPRQFFSAARNCEEGGSLTIIATALVQTGSKMDDLIFQEFKGTGNMEMVLDRKAAELRLWPAINLNASGTRKEELILSGKYLEGAQFLRRALAGQKIEDAAEIMIERFSLTKNNEEFLKLLDR comes from the coding sequence ATGAGTAACGAAGAAACAACCAAGGAAGCACCTAAGGACAATCAAATCGCAGTATCCGGCATTCTGGAAATCCTGCCGAATAAGACTGGCCAACTCCTCGACCCTGCCCGCAACGGCAAGACGCGTCCGACTGACCCCTTTGTTCCGACAGAGCTCATCAAGCGCTTCCGCCTGAAGAAGGGTCACTTCATCGTAGGCAACGCCATCAGCAACCCACGCTTCCCGAACCCCAAGGTTCGCTTTATCGAAACCGTCGACGGCGCGACCATGGAAGAGCGCAAAGGCCGCTACACTTTCCAACAGATGGTCTCCATCGCGCCGGACGAGCAAATCAAGCTCGCTGCCAAAGACGGCCGACTCACCACCCGCATCATGGATATGTTTTGCCCGATCGGCAAAGGCACCCGCGGACTGATCGTTGCCCCACCGCGCACTGGTAAAACCACGATTTTGCACGACATCGCTCACGGCGTTAAAGAAAATCACCCCGAATGCCACCTCGTCGTGCTCCTCGTCGATGAGCGCCCCGAAGAAGTCACCGACTTCAAGCGCAGCGTCGATGCCGAGATCTACGCCTCTTCCAACGACGAAGAGATCACGAATCACACACGCCTCGCTGAAATCGCAATCGAACGCGCAAAGCACCTCGTCGAAGCAGGCAAGGACGTCGTCCTACTACTCGACTCCATCACCCGCCTCGCTCGCGCCTACAACGCCGCATCTGGCAAAGGTGGCCGCACAATGACTGGTGGTCTGGATAGCCGCGCCCTCGAAAAGCCACGTCAATTTTTCTCTGCCGCGCGTAATTGCGAAGAAGGCGGCAGCCTCACCATCATTGCCACTGCCCTCGTGCAAACCGGCAGTAAGATGGATGACCTGATCTTCCAAGAATTCAAAGGCACCGGTAACATGGAAATGGTGCTCGACCGCAAGGCCGCCGAGCTCCGCCTCTGGCCTGCGATCAACCTCAACGCCTCCGGCACACGTAAGGAAGAACTGATCCTCTCCGGTAAGTATCTCGAAGGCGCACAATTCCTGCGCCGCGCCCTCGCCGGTCAAAAGATCGAAGACGCCGCCGAGATCATGATCGAACGCTTCAGCCTGACCAAGAACAACGAAGAATTCCTCAAACTGCTGGATCGATAG
- a CDS encoding Glu/Leu/Phe/Val dehydrogenase: MKTCDTSACQSAREIFHELEEYYDDHNLYFQTIGSVLEAANALNVAHRLKLILTQPKNEIMVHFPVQMDDGTWQLFKGYRVQHNNVLGPYKGGIRYHPEVKLDEVKTLSLLMTMKCALARLPFGGAKGALKIDPRGVSQHELMRATRRFTAALGDNIGPDNDIPAPDVGTNSQVMAWMADTYINFSSSAHKVTARGVVTGKPLEFGGSAGRDKATGQGLVYVLDALLPGMGIKLNESTCSLIGYGNVGSWTARLLQKRGTTLKAVMDHTGAILNETGIDAEALAQHVKATGGVKDFADAQAVSNETFYATPVDLFIPAALEQMVDLEHAKHIQCKVLVEGANAPTTPHAERYLLDKGVEVLPAILCNAGGVTVSYFEWKQNRQSETWDEELVDERLKKTMTRSAERVLAMAEQLDCNMRIASYASAIEHINNVYDMRGVFP, from the coding sequence ATGAAAACCTGTGATACCTCTGCCTGCCAATCCGCCCGTGAAATCTTCCACGAACTCGAAGAATACTACGACGACCACAATCTCTACTTTCAGACCATCGGCTCCGTGCTCGAAGCTGCCAATGCACTGAACGTGGCCCATCGGCTAAAGCTCATCCTCACTCAGCCAAAGAACGAAATCATGGTGCACTTTCCTGTCCAAATGGACGACGGCACCTGGCAACTCTTCAAAGGCTACCGCGTGCAGCACAACAATGTGCTCGGCCCCTACAAAGGCGGCATCCGCTATCACCCCGAGGTCAAACTCGACGAGGTCAAGACACTGTCTCTCCTTATGACCATGAAATGCGCCCTCGCCCGCCTGCCCTTCGGCGGCGCCAAAGGCGCACTCAAGATCGACCCACGCGGTGTCAGCCAACACGAGCTCATGCGCGCCACCCGCCGCTTCACCGCCGCACTCGGTGACAACATTGGCCCCGACAACGACATCCCCGCACCTGACGTCGGCACCAACTCTCAAGTCATGGCTTGGATGGCCGACACCTATATCAATTTCTCCAGCTCTGCCCACAAAGTCACCGCTCGAGGTGTCGTCACCGGCAAGCCACTGGAATTCGGTGGCTCAGCCGGACGTGACAAAGCCACTGGCCAAGGTCTCGTCTATGTGCTCGACGCCCTACTCCCAGGCATGGGCATCAAACTCAACGAATCCACCTGCAGCCTGATCGGTTATGGCAACGTCGGCTCTTGGACGGCTCGCCTCCTCCAAAAGCGTGGCACTACACTCAAAGCCGTAATGGATCACACCGGCGCGATTCTCAACGAGACCGGCATCGACGCCGAAGCGCTCGCCCAGCACGTAAAGGCTACAGGCGGCGTCAAAGACTTCGCCGACGCGCAAGCCGTCAGCAACGAGACCTTCTATGCGACACCCGTTGACCTCTTCATTCCCGCTGCGCTAGAGCAAATGGTCGATCTTGAACACGCCAAGCACATCCAATGCAAAGTGCTAGTCGAAGGCGCCAATGCCCCGACCACACCACACGCCGAGCGCTACCTACTCGACAAAGGCGTCGAAGTGCTCCCAGCGATCCTTTGCAACGCCGGTGGCGTAACCGTCAGTTATTTTGAGTGGAAACAAAACCGCCAATCCGAGACATGGGACGAAGAGCTCGTCGATGAACGCCTCAAAAAGACCATGACCCGCTCCGCCGAGCGCGTGCTTGCCATGGCAGAGCAACTCGACTGCAACATGCGCATCGCGTCCTACGCCTCTGCCATTGAGCACATCAATAACGTCTACGACATGCGTGGCGTCTTCCCTTAA